The Astatotilapia calliptera chromosome 14, fAstCal1.2, whole genome shotgun sequence genome includes a region encoding these proteins:
- the sytl2b gene encoding synaptotagmin-like protein 2 isoform X1, whose product MSGDPAHPAAGDLWRRTSNHFHTCPLRKAGEGTMIDLSHLTEEEQAMIMTVLKRDAELKKAEEERVRKLEDIVNNTSQSDAKLKYLTGEWFYEAKSRRHRDKIHGSEIILASMKQGKAASLDGSLRLDRPKVASSRASDIVPPLKPARQLEAEQPQQISDAEKENQSSGIRSPRMPRHNPFNRASLVVVEPPENNHYLSASRDQESLETEPVSPLKNHPAGEANQTSEGSSVGFRPVPKKRTFLSRRPLSPSESNGLGLDAQPGSAGIIPTPRRRLQRGSSGSSNQSGLKSQDEMPQRSAVSNQVARSSTSADENSLQSLCDNSQVSSNSSLERQRNPASITRDRVSRYTRSDASTETGPSQRSEERDDQPQRELPPLNFVTLPTTNIQDKENNSRVGPAMRQEELSLPQNIVDPDLPVSYDLNFVDKSHQQTQRSNHANVFKLSTQATSPTGEDEESIAKVLEWFSRSTDSSDWLNSDDPVVTKSPDKHVEVSRLRAEDLLSKDAVDMISDRKKETLETKRNHLQRQINNDKELRAADRRGSKEVIESQEEVKTGTRERMHSQDVKDDADESQPPKISHLKSFWEKSNTGPKILIGKSVSSGDKGQKSAQLTTEKRSDMALVPGIYSGNEIYDKYASNPSDEREQQLLITTDVGESVHLNNHQQADNLVINLPQEGNDDSTYKSDYLMLLSSERRGSDAEVFCTTRAPARTGISPESESIFLIKPDSFSEPREVLLPEELSKSLPVSQLDTDLLTRASLDSEKLCLTRNNVYMDYKQPGNDVQITTKAQIQRGSGEDKSIHSSMSPKRKEDSSNKDRTNSPHLNRQALQNQESTAERIKQLKSFWEQERNKPMFYTGKPRAFGDGKVARGANQAKLNKRFTKSEYDLRSIGNESGSDDENYDKNHQNFSIMPLNQRIDKLSPSLGTSRAQFNTLREFWDEATSDSKGSFSFDKPKSPKRKEGISAQLSSQDVKVVDPEIYRLSSAVEKTRPAVMKSSPPPLNRSKSPHDRQTGSGSRALGDGKNNPPNYNSTESGQQRLSRKSSKDSSREEKTSKPQNSSGKESRIPKSRKDSFGCSSSRGNSMRRATSMFALSIPDEKDQSKLKMDVSPVHSQSRKQRQNPEKAIVPRRSEETEALTPRARAFVPRDYRHYLGMTDKTSVHTSLAPAVKDEGSEGKSGYELDLTGPVRASTPVSSEERYSRKVNKMSQRPLWANYSSSDTGQESSVSSTSETWSNSRNSSNRENDDCDQNPVRKALRRAEARPKNLAKSMEDITASLSPRQERRQDSTSDLRRVNDASVIASPSSALFSDPDHLKKMSKSVPSFLQKEDPGETTDSTCEDSYPRERLIMGSSMSNLTISSGRPSVSSLSGSVMTMYSADFANVEVQGSIQFSINYVQRLREFHIFVAECRDLAAVDPKRGRSDPYVKSYLAPDKANLGKRKTSVKKKTLNPTFNEILRYRVRMEYLRTQTLILSVWHHDTFGKNSFLGEVDVELSKWDFDHTQMNYLALKARTTPTLAPSNDRGEMKLAIRFLPQIIHSEGVAKDSCSTGEIHIWVKECKNLPLIRATIDPYVKCFVLPDTSRKSRQKTRVLRRTVDPVFNHTMVYDGIREADLTEACVELTVWDRDRLASNLLGGLRLGTGTGRSYGAVVDWMDSSPYEVALWERMMATPNEWVEAVLPLRMLNSAKTAFK is encoded by the exons ATGTCCGGAGATCCGGCGCATCCAGCAGCAGGAGACCTGTGGAGGAG AACCAGCAACCATTTCCACACCTGTCCGCTGAGAAAAGCAGGAGAAGGAACCATGATAGACCTGAGCCACCTGACGGAGGAGGAGCAGGCGATGATCATGACGGTGCTGAAGAGGGATGCTGAACTGAAGaaggcagaggaggagagagtcAG GAAACTGGAGGACATAGTAAACAATACCTCCCAGTCTGACGCTAAACTGAAGTACCTGACAGGAGAGTGGTTTTACGAGGCCAAGTCACGCAGACACAGGGACAAGATCCACGGCTCGGAAATCATTCTGGCTTCCATGAAACAAGGAAAAGCGGCTAGTTTAG ATGGTTCTCTTAGACTTGACAGACCCAAGGTCGCGAGCAGTCGAGCTTCAGACATTGTTCCTCCACTGAAACCTGCCAGACAGCTGGAAGCAGAGCAGCCACAGCAGATTAG TGATGCAGAAAAAGAGAATCAAAGTTCAGGGATTCGTTCCCCGAGAATG CCGAGGCATAACCCTTTTAACCGTGCTTCCCTTGTTGTTGTTGAGCCTCCTGAAAATAATCATTACCTGTCAGCCAGTCGAGACCAGGAGTCACTGGAGACAG AGCCCGTCTCTCCACTGAAGAATCACCCAGCAGGTGAGGCCAATCAGACATCAGAGGGCTCCTCTGTAGGTTTTAGGCCAGTGCCAAAGAAGAGGACCTTTCTCTCCAGACGTCCTCTCAGTCCGTCTGAAAGCAACGGCCTGGGGTTGGATGCTCAGCCGGGGTCAGCGGGGATTATTCCTACACCACGACGGAGGCTGCAGCGGGGATCCAGCGGGAGCTCTAATCAGTCTGGCCTGAAGAGCCAAGATGAAATGCCTCAAAGAAGTGCAGTGTCTAATCAGGTAGCCCGGTCATCCACATCTGCAGATGAAAACTCCTTGCAGTCACTGTGTGACAACTCTCAGGTTTCCTCCAATTCAAGTCTGGAAAGACAGAGAAACCCAGCTTCTATAACAAGAGACAG AGTGTCCAGATACACAAGAAGTGATGCGTCCACTGAGACGGGACCATCGCAGAGGAGTGAAGAACGAGATGACCAACCTCAAAGAGAGCTTCCACCTTTGAATTTTGTCACGCTGCCTACCACCAACATTCaggacaaagaaaacaacagccgTGTGGGGCCAGCGATGAGGCAGGAGGAGCTGAGTTTGCCCCAAAACATTGTGG ATCCAGATCTCCCTGTATCCTATGATCTCAACTTCGTTGATAAGTCTCATCAGCAAACCCAGAGGTCAAATCATGCAAATGTGTTTAAGCTATCCACTCAGGCCACCAGTCCCACTGGTGAGGATGAGGAATCCATTGCAAAGGTGCTGGAGTGGTTCAGCCGCAGCACGGACAGCAGCGATTGGCTAAATTCAGACGATCCAGTGGTTACAAAGAGCCCTGACAAACATGTGGAAGTTAGTAGATTAAGAGCTGAGGATTTATTGTCGAAAGATGCTGTGGATATGATAAGTGACAGGAAAAAGGAAACGCTTGAAACAAAGAGGAATCATTTACAAAGACAGATCAACAATGACAAAGAGCTTAGAGCCGCTGACAGAAGAGGCAGCAAGGAAGTGATTGAATCACAAGAGGAGGTGAAGACGGGTACCAGAGAGAGAATGCATTCACAAGATGTGAAAGACGATGCCGATGAAAGCCAACCACCTAAAATATCTCATCTGAAGTCGTTCTGGGAGAAAAGCAATACAGGCCCTAAAATACTCATTGGGAAGTCGGTCTCGTCTGGCGACAAAGGTCAAAAATCTGCTCAGCTGACGACAGAGAAAAGGTCTGATATGGCGTTGGTTCCTGGAATATACAGCGGGAATGAGATTTATGATAAATACGCTTCAAATCCAAGTGATGAaagagagcagcagctgctaaTCACTACAGATGTAGGAGAGAGTGTTCATTTAAATAACCACCAGCAAGCAGACAATCTGGTGATTAATTTGCCCCAAGAGGGTAATGATGATTCAACATACAAGTCAGATTATTTGATGTTGCTGTCCAGTGAGAGAAGAGGTTCAGATGCTGAGGTTTTTTGCACAACAAGAGCACCGGCAAGGACGGGCATCAGTCCAGAGTCTGAGAGCATCTTTTTAATCAAACCTGACAGCTTTTCTGAACCAAGAGAAGTCCTGCTGCCAGAAGAGCTCTCAAAAAGTCTCCCCGTGTCTCAGCTGGATACAGACCTTCTAACAAGGGCCAGCCTGGATTCTGAGAAGCTCTGTTTAACCAGAAACAATGTGTACATGGACTATAAGCAACCTGGGAATGATGTGCAGATCACCACAAAAGCACAAATTCAAAGAGGTTCAGGTGAGGATAAAAGCATTCATTCGAGCATGTctccaaaaagaaaagaggactcATCCAATAAAGACAGGACTAACAGTCCTCATCTAAATAGGCAGGCGTTGCAAAACCAAGAAAGCACTGCAGAGCGAATAAAGCAGCTCAAATCCTTCTGGGAGCAGGAGAGGAACAAGCCCATGTTTTATACCGGCAAACCTAGAGCTTTCGGAGATGGTAAGGTGGCTCGTGGAGCAAATCAGGCGAAACTGAATAAAAGATTCACAAAATCAGAATATGACCTGAGGTCAATTGGCAATGAGTCAGGCAGTGACGATGAAAACtatgacaaaaatcatcaaAATTTTTCTATTATGCCGCTGAATCAGAGAATAGACAAGCTGTCTCCGAGCCTCGGCACAAGCCGGGCCCAGTTTAACACTCTACGCGAGTTCTGGGATGAGGCCACATCAGACTCCAAGGGATCATTTTCCTTTGACAAACCCAAAAGCCCCAAAAGGAAAGAGGGAATAAGTGCTCAGCTGTCGTCTCAGGACGTAAAGGTTGTTGATCCAGAGATTTACAGACTATCCTCTGCTGTCGAGAAAACAAGACCAGCCGTGATGAAATCATCTCCACCTCCTCTGAATCGATCAAAGTCGCCACATGACAGACAGACGGGCTCTGGGTCCAGAGCACTGGGTGATGGCAAAAACAACCCACCTAATTATAACTCAACTGAGTCAGGCCAACAAAGATTGTCCAGAAAGAGCTCAAAAGATTCCAGCAGAGAGGAGAAAACTTCAAAACCACAAAACAGCTCAGGAAAAGAGAGTCGTATTCCTAAGAGCAGAAAAGACAGCTTTGGTTGTTCGAGCAGTCGGGGTAATTCTATGCGCCGCGCCACCAGCATGTTCGCTTTGAGCATTCCCGATGAAAAAGATCAAAGCAAACTGAAAATGGATGTCAGCCCTGTTCACTCTCAGAGCAGAAAGCAAAGGCAGAACCCTGAGAAAGCTATAGTGCCGAGACGATCAGAGGAAACGGAGGCTCTGACTCCACGAGCACGCGCCTTTGTTCCTAGAGACTACCGGCACTACCTGGGGATGACGGATAAGACCAGCGTCCACACCTCACTCGCTCCGGCCGTGAAGGACGAGGGGTCAGAGGGCAAATCTGGGTATGAACTGGATCTGACTGGGCCGGTGAGGGCCAGCACACCGGTTAGCTCTGAGGAGCGATACAGCAGGAAGGTCAACAAGATGAGTCAACGCCCCCTGTGGGCAAACTACAGCAGCTCAGACACTGGCCAGGAGTCCTCTGTGAGCAGCACGTCAGAAACCTGGTCCAACTCGAGAAACAGTTCAAATC GTGAAAATGATGACTGTGACCAAAATCCTGTAAGGAAAGCACTGCGGCGAGCAGAAGCACGGCCCAAAAATCTGGCTAAAAGTATGGAGGATATCACCGCATCATTATCACCAC GACAAGAAAGAAGACAGGACTCAACTTCTGACCTCAGGCGCGTTAACGATG CTTCTGTTATCGCATCACCCTCCTCGGCCTTATTTTCGGATCCAGACCACCTGAAGAAGATGAGCAAATCAGTTCCTTCATTCTTACAGAAGGAG GATCCTGGCGAAACCACTGACTCCACCTGCGAGGACAGTTACCCCCGAGAAAGACTAATAATGGGCAGCTCAATGTCTAACCTCACCATCTCTTCTGGCAGGCCGTCTGTGTCTTCT CTAAGTGGAAGTGTGATGACCATGTACAGTGCAGACTTTGCGAATGTGGAGGTCCAGGGAAGCATCCAGTTCTCCATCAACTACGTCCAGCGGCTCAGAGAGTTTCATATTTTTGTGGCCGAGTGCCGAGACTTGGCTGCTGTAGACCCGAAAAGGGGCCGCTCAGATCC gTATGTCAAGAGCTACCTGGCGCCCGATAAAGCTAATCTCGGAAAGAGGAAAACATCGGTAAAAAAGAAGACGTTAAACCCGACTTTTAACGAGATCCTCAGA TATCGAGTTCGCATGGAGTATCTCAGGACCCAGACACTCATTCTTTCTGTTTGGCATCATGACACGTTTGgcaagaacagtttcctgggCGAGGTAGACGTGGAGCTGTCTAAGTGGGACTTTGACCACACCCAGATGAACTACTTAGCCCTGAAAGCCAgg ACGACGCCCACGCTAGCGCCATCAAATGACCGAGGAGAGATGAAACTAGCCATACGTTTCCTGCCACAGATCATCCACAGCGAAG
- the sytl2b gene encoding synaptotagmin-like protein 2 isoform X3 → MIDLSHLTEEEQAMIMTVLKRDAELKKAEEERVRKLEDIVNNTSQSDAKLKYLTGEWFYEAKSRRHRDKIHGSEIILASMKQGKAASLDGSLRLDRPKVASSRASDIVPPLKPARQLEAEQPQQISDAEKENQSSGIRSPRMPRHNPFNRASLVVVEPPENNHYLSASRDQESLETEPVSPLKNHPAGEANQTSEGSSVGFRPVPKKRTFLSRRPLSPSESNGLGLDAQPGSAGIIPTPRRRLQRGSSGSSNQSGLKSQDEMPQRSAVSNQVARSSTSADENSLQSLCDNSQVSSNSSLERQRNPASITRDRVSRYTRSDASTETGPSQRSEERDDQPQRELPPLNFVTLPTTNIQDKENNSRVGPAMRQEELSLPQNIVDPDLPVSYDLNFVDKSHQQTQRSNHANVFKLSTQATSPTGEDEESIAKVLEWFSRSTDSSDWLNSDDPVVTKSPDKHVEVSRLRAEDLLSKDAVDMISDRKKETLETKRNHLQRQINNDKELRAADRRGSKEVIESQEEVKTGTRERMHSQDVKDDADESQPPKISHLKSFWEKSNTGPKILIGKSVSSGDKGQKSAQLTTEKRSDMALVPGIYSGNEIYDKYASNPSDEREQQLLITTDVGESVHLNNHQQADNLVINLPQEGNDDSTYKSDYLMLLSSERRGSDAEVFCTTRAPARTGISPESESIFLIKPDSFSEPREVLLPEELSKSLPVSQLDTDLLTRASLDSEKLCLTRNNVYMDYKQPGNDVQITTKAQIQRGSGEDKSIHSSMSPKRKEDSSNKDRTNSPHLNRQALQNQESTAERIKQLKSFWEQERNKPMFYTGKPRAFGDGKVARGANQAKLNKRFTKSEYDLRSIGNESGSDDENYDKNHQNFSIMPLNQRIDKLSPSLGTSRAQFNTLREFWDEATSDSKGSFSFDKPKSPKRKEGISAQLSSQDVKVVDPEIYRLSSAVEKTRPAVMKSSPPPLNRSKSPHDRQTGSGSRALGDGKNNPPNYNSTESGQQRLSRKSSKDSSREEKTSKPQNSSGKESRIPKSRKDSFGCSSSRGNSMRRATSMFALSIPDEKDQSKLKMDVSPVHSQSRKQRQNPEKAIVPRRSEETEALTPRARAFVPRDYRHYLGMTDKTSVHTSLAPAVKDEGSEGKSGYELDLTGPVRASTPVSSEERYSRKVNKMSQRPLWANYSSSDTGQESSVSSTSETWSNSRNSSNRENDDCDQNPVRKALRRAEARPKNLAKSMEDITASLSPRQERRQDSTSDLRRVNDASVIASPSSALFSDPDHLKKMSKSVPSFLQKEDPGETTDSTCEDSYPRERLIMGSSMSNLTISSGRPSVSSLSGSVMTMYSADFANVEVQGSIQFSINYVQRLREFHIFVAECRDLAAVDPKRGRSDPYVKSYLAPDKANLGKRKTSVKKKTLNPTFNEILRYRVRMEYLRTQTLILSVWHHDTFGKNSFLGEVDVELSKWDFDHTQMNYLALKARTTPTLAPSNDRGEMKLAIRFLPQIIHSEGVAKDSCSTGEIHIWVKECKNLPLIRATIDPYVKCFVLPDTSRKSRQKTRVLRRTVDPVFNHTMVYDGIREADLTEACVELTVWDRDRLASNLLGGLRLGTGTGRSYGAVVDWMDSSPYEVALWERMMATPNEWVEAVLPLRMLNSAKTAFK, encoded by the exons ATGATAGACCTGAGCCACCTGACGGAGGAGGAGCAGGCGATGATCATGACGGTGCTGAAGAGGGATGCTGAACTGAAGaaggcagaggaggagagagtcAG GAAACTGGAGGACATAGTAAACAATACCTCCCAGTCTGACGCTAAACTGAAGTACCTGACAGGAGAGTGGTTTTACGAGGCCAAGTCACGCAGACACAGGGACAAGATCCACGGCTCGGAAATCATTCTGGCTTCCATGAAACAAGGAAAAGCGGCTAGTTTAG ATGGTTCTCTTAGACTTGACAGACCCAAGGTCGCGAGCAGTCGAGCTTCAGACATTGTTCCTCCACTGAAACCTGCCAGACAGCTGGAAGCAGAGCAGCCACAGCAGATTAG TGATGCAGAAAAAGAGAATCAAAGTTCAGGGATTCGTTCCCCGAGAATG CCGAGGCATAACCCTTTTAACCGTGCTTCCCTTGTTGTTGTTGAGCCTCCTGAAAATAATCATTACCTGTCAGCCAGTCGAGACCAGGAGTCACTGGAGACAG AGCCCGTCTCTCCACTGAAGAATCACCCAGCAGGTGAGGCCAATCAGACATCAGAGGGCTCCTCTGTAGGTTTTAGGCCAGTGCCAAAGAAGAGGACCTTTCTCTCCAGACGTCCTCTCAGTCCGTCTGAAAGCAACGGCCTGGGGTTGGATGCTCAGCCGGGGTCAGCGGGGATTATTCCTACACCACGACGGAGGCTGCAGCGGGGATCCAGCGGGAGCTCTAATCAGTCTGGCCTGAAGAGCCAAGATGAAATGCCTCAAAGAAGTGCAGTGTCTAATCAGGTAGCCCGGTCATCCACATCTGCAGATGAAAACTCCTTGCAGTCACTGTGTGACAACTCTCAGGTTTCCTCCAATTCAAGTCTGGAAAGACAGAGAAACCCAGCTTCTATAACAAGAGACAG AGTGTCCAGATACACAAGAAGTGATGCGTCCACTGAGACGGGACCATCGCAGAGGAGTGAAGAACGAGATGACCAACCTCAAAGAGAGCTTCCACCTTTGAATTTTGTCACGCTGCCTACCACCAACATTCaggacaaagaaaacaacagccgTGTGGGGCCAGCGATGAGGCAGGAGGAGCTGAGTTTGCCCCAAAACATTGTGG ATCCAGATCTCCCTGTATCCTATGATCTCAACTTCGTTGATAAGTCTCATCAGCAAACCCAGAGGTCAAATCATGCAAATGTGTTTAAGCTATCCACTCAGGCCACCAGTCCCACTGGTGAGGATGAGGAATCCATTGCAAAGGTGCTGGAGTGGTTCAGCCGCAGCACGGACAGCAGCGATTGGCTAAATTCAGACGATCCAGTGGTTACAAAGAGCCCTGACAAACATGTGGAAGTTAGTAGATTAAGAGCTGAGGATTTATTGTCGAAAGATGCTGTGGATATGATAAGTGACAGGAAAAAGGAAACGCTTGAAACAAAGAGGAATCATTTACAAAGACAGATCAACAATGACAAAGAGCTTAGAGCCGCTGACAGAAGAGGCAGCAAGGAAGTGATTGAATCACAAGAGGAGGTGAAGACGGGTACCAGAGAGAGAATGCATTCACAAGATGTGAAAGACGATGCCGATGAAAGCCAACCACCTAAAATATCTCATCTGAAGTCGTTCTGGGAGAAAAGCAATACAGGCCCTAAAATACTCATTGGGAAGTCGGTCTCGTCTGGCGACAAAGGTCAAAAATCTGCTCAGCTGACGACAGAGAAAAGGTCTGATATGGCGTTGGTTCCTGGAATATACAGCGGGAATGAGATTTATGATAAATACGCTTCAAATCCAAGTGATGAaagagagcagcagctgctaaTCACTACAGATGTAGGAGAGAGTGTTCATTTAAATAACCACCAGCAAGCAGACAATCTGGTGATTAATTTGCCCCAAGAGGGTAATGATGATTCAACATACAAGTCAGATTATTTGATGTTGCTGTCCAGTGAGAGAAGAGGTTCAGATGCTGAGGTTTTTTGCACAACAAGAGCACCGGCAAGGACGGGCATCAGTCCAGAGTCTGAGAGCATCTTTTTAATCAAACCTGACAGCTTTTCTGAACCAAGAGAAGTCCTGCTGCCAGAAGAGCTCTCAAAAAGTCTCCCCGTGTCTCAGCTGGATACAGACCTTCTAACAAGGGCCAGCCTGGATTCTGAGAAGCTCTGTTTAACCAGAAACAATGTGTACATGGACTATAAGCAACCTGGGAATGATGTGCAGATCACCACAAAAGCACAAATTCAAAGAGGTTCAGGTGAGGATAAAAGCATTCATTCGAGCATGTctccaaaaagaaaagaggactcATCCAATAAAGACAGGACTAACAGTCCTCATCTAAATAGGCAGGCGTTGCAAAACCAAGAAAGCACTGCAGAGCGAATAAAGCAGCTCAAATCCTTCTGGGAGCAGGAGAGGAACAAGCCCATGTTTTATACCGGCAAACCTAGAGCTTTCGGAGATGGTAAGGTGGCTCGTGGAGCAAATCAGGCGAAACTGAATAAAAGATTCACAAAATCAGAATATGACCTGAGGTCAATTGGCAATGAGTCAGGCAGTGACGATGAAAACtatgacaaaaatcatcaaAATTTTTCTATTATGCCGCTGAATCAGAGAATAGACAAGCTGTCTCCGAGCCTCGGCACAAGCCGGGCCCAGTTTAACACTCTACGCGAGTTCTGGGATGAGGCCACATCAGACTCCAAGGGATCATTTTCCTTTGACAAACCCAAAAGCCCCAAAAGGAAAGAGGGAATAAGTGCTCAGCTGTCGTCTCAGGACGTAAAGGTTGTTGATCCAGAGATTTACAGACTATCCTCTGCTGTCGAGAAAACAAGACCAGCCGTGATGAAATCATCTCCACCTCCTCTGAATCGATCAAAGTCGCCACATGACAGACAGACGGGCTCTGGGTCCAGAGCACTGGGTGATGGCAAAAACAACCCACCTAATTATAACTCAACTGAGTCAGGCCAACAAAGATTGTCCAGAAAGAGCTCAAAAGATTCCAGCAGAGAGGAGAAAACTTCAAAACCACAAAACAGCTCAGGAAAAGAGAGTCGTATTCCTAAGAGCAGAAAAGACAGCTTTGGTTGTTCGAGCAGTCGGGGTAATTCTATGCGCCGCGCCACCAGCATGTTCGCTTTGAGCATTCCCGATGAAAAAGATCAAAGCAAACTGAAAATGGATGTCAGCCCTGTTCACTCTCAGAGCAGAAAGCAAAGGCAGAACCCTGAGAAAGCTATAGTGCCGAGACGATCAGAGGAAACGGAGGCTCTGACTCCACGAGCACGCGCCTTTGTTCCTAGAGACTACCGGCACTACCTGGGGATGACGGATAAGACCAGCGTCCACACCTCACTCGCTCCGGCCGTGAAGGACGAGGGGTCAGAGGGCAAATCTGGGTATGAACTGGATCTGACTGGGCCGGTGAGGGCCAGCACACCGGTTAGCTCTGAGGAGCGATACAGCAGGAAGGTCAACAAGATGAGTCAACGCCCCCTGTGGGCAAACTACAGCAGCTCAGACACTGGCCAGGAGTCCTCTGTGAGCAGCACGTCAGAAACCTGGTCCAACTCGAGAAACAGTTCAAATC GTGAAAATGATGACTGTGACCAAAATCCTGTAAGGAAAGCACTGCGGCGAGCAGAAGCACGGCCCAAAAATCTGGCTAAAAGTATGGAGGATATCACCGCATCATTATCACCAC GACAAGAAAGAAGACAGGACTCAACTTCTGACCTCAGGCGCGTTAACGATG CTTCTGTTATCGCATCACCCTCCTCGGCCTTATTTTCGGATCCAGACCACCTGAAGAAGATGAGCAAATCAGTTCCTTCATTCTTACAGAAGGAG GATCCTGGCGAAACCACTGACTCCACCTGCGAGGACAGTTACCCCCGAGAAAGACTAATAATGGGCAGCTCAATGTCTAACCTCACCATCTCTTCTGGCAGGCCGTCTGTGTCTTCT CTAAGTGGAAGTGTGATGACCATGTACAGTGCAGACTTTGCGAATGTGGAGGTCCAGGGAAGCATCCAGTTCTCCATCAACTACGTCCAGCGGCTCAGAGAGTTTCATATTTTTGTGGCCGAGTGCCGAGACTTGGCTGCTGTAGACCCGAAAAGGGGCCGCTCAGATCC gTATGTCAAGAGCTACCTGGCGCCCGATAAAGCTAATCTCGGAAAGAGGAAAACATCGGTAAAAAAGAAGACGTTAAACCCGACTTTTAACGAGATCCTCAGA TATCGAGTTCGCATGGAGTATCTCAGGACCCAGACACTCATTCTTTCTGTTTGGCATCATGACACGTTTGgcaagaacagtttcctgggCGAGGTAGACGTGGAGCTGTCTAAGTGGGACTTTGACCACACCCAGATGAACTACTTAGCCCTGAAAGCCAgg ACGACGCCCACGCTAGCGCCATCAAATGACCGAGGAGAGATGAAACTAGCCATACGTTTCCTGCCACAGATCATCCACAGCGAAG